One genomic segment of Deltaproteobacteria bacterium includes these proteins:
- a CDS encoding DUF5615 family PIN-like protein, whose translation MLLAADENFNNDIVRGVRRRNPAVDILRVQDVGLTGADDPTVLEWAAQSGRVLLTHDAATMSRYAYERADDSKPMPGVFEVGRHVPIKLVIEEILLLAECSLADEWEGQVRYLPLR comes from the coding sequence ATGCTGCTGGCCGCCGATGAGAACTTCAACAACGATATCGTGCGTGGCGTTCGGCGGCGCAATCCTGCAGTAGACATCCTTCGTGTTCAGGATGTCGGGCTCACCGGAGCCGACGATCCCACCGTTTTGGAATGGGCAGCACAATCTGGCCGTGTTTTACTCACGCACGATGCGGCAACGATGTCTCGTTACGCCTATGAGCGCGCGGACGATAGCAAGCCGATGCCCGGCGTCTTTGAAGTCGGTCGTCACGTCCCGATCAAGCTCGTGATCGAAGAAATTTTGCTGTTGGCCGAATGCAGTCTGGCAGATGAATGGGAAGGGCAGGTGCGGTATTTGCCGTTACGATAG
- a CDS encoding DUF3047 domain-containing protein, with translation MKLALLFVALSLANTVWASDQAAIQSQRVALENFESYPSRAFPQAWKVRGSEEEARMVYRVAEENGNRFLHAHAEKQSVQIGMMRAFPPTQYPILQWRWRVKALPVGADERVGQTNDSAAGVYVVFDNTITPRVIKYVWSAVLPQGIQIDSPSYWRAKVVVLESGAPTTGDWTQETVNVYEDYKKLFGDEPGEVEGVALLTDSDTTGSVAEADYDDFALLPARIAQAGAGDEVAISSLAPTTSK, from the coding sequence ATGAAGCTCGCGTTATTGTTTGTGGCGCTGAGCCTGGCCAATACGGTCTGGGCAAGCGACCAAGCCGCGATTCAGTCTCAGCGCGTCGCGCTGGAAAATTTCGAGTCCTATCCTTCACGGGCATTTCCCCAAGCGTGGAAAGTCCGAGGCAGCGAGGAAGAGGCACGGATGGTGTATCGCGTTGCCGAGGAGAATGGCAATCGTTTTTTGCACGCCCACGCCGAGAAGCAAAGCGTGCAGATTGGGATGATGCGCGCGTTCCCTCCCACCCAGTATCCGATTCTGCAATGGCGCTGGCGGGTGAAAGCCCTGCCGGTCGGCGCGGATGAACGGGTGGGGCAGACGAACGATTCCGCTGCCGGGGTGTACGTAGTCTTCGATAACACCATTACGCCGCGTGTCATCAAGTATGTGTGGAGTGCGGTTCTGCCCCAAGGAATACAGATCGATAGTCCCTCCTATTGGCGAGCGAAGGTTGTCGTGCTCGAAAGCGGGGCACCGACGACCGGCGACTGGACACAAGAGACGGTCAACGTGTACGAGGATTACAAAAAGCTATTCGGCGACGAACCGGGAGAGGTCGAAGGTGTTGCGCTGCTTACCGATTCAGATACAACAGGCTCGGTAGCGGAAGCCGACTATGACGACTTCGCGTTACTGCCGGCGAGGATTGCTCAGGCCGGGGCGGGGGACGAGGTTGCCATCTCGTCGCTGGCACCGACGACAAGTAAATAA
- a CDS encoding FAD-dependent monooxygenase, giving the protein MHAIVIGAGIGGLTAALTLLRAGWQVQVFEQATELREVGAGIQISPNATRLLHRLGLAEPLQRVAVRPIALEMRRWENGAVLSRQLLADVCEETFGGPYYHAYRPDLLALLAAALPNGIVNLGCRCIDIRQDEQGVEVAFENGTMARPEVVIGADGIHSFVRESLFGPESPHFSGSIAYRGLVPAERLAHLQLERNSSAWLGPERHFVHYYVGAGRFVNFVGVVPAQDWRVESWSAKGEVADALAEFADWHPHIRAIIGAVDFTNRWGLYDRDPLERWSMGRVALLGDAAHAMLPFMAQGAVQSIEDAFVLARCLQDADQTAVPEALVRYETIRKPRATQVQARARQNGTTFHLPDGETQRQRDAHLAASAGTNPLLASAWLYGHDVETEVT; this is encoded by the coding sequence ATGCATGCCATCGTCATCGGGGCCGGGATCGGCGGGTTGACTGCAGCGCTGACCTTGCTGCGCGCAGGCTGGCAGGTCCAGGTCTTCGAGCAAGCCACTGAACTGCGCGAGGTCGGCGCGGGGATTCAGATTAGCCCCAACGCGACGCGACTGCTGCATCGTCTCGGGCTGGCTGAGCCGCTGCAACGCGTTGCCGTGCGACCTATCGCGCTGGAAATGCGCCGCTGGGAAAATGGTGCGGTGCTCTCGCGGCAATTGTTAGCCGATGTCTGCGAGGAGACTTTTGGCGGGCCGTATTATCATGCCTATCGCCCGGACCTCCTAGCGCTGCTGGCTGCGGCCCTTCCTAACGGCATCGTCAACCTTGGCTGTCGTTGCATTGACATTAGACAAGACGAGCAGGGCGTGGAGGTCGCGTTCGAGAACGGGACGATGGCGCGCCCCGAGGTCGTTATCGGTGCCGATGGCATTCATTCTTTTGTGCGTGAATCGCTCTTCGGTCCGGAATCGCCGCATTTCTCCGGCAGCATCGCCTATCGCGGATTAGTGCCAGCGGAGCGGTTGGCGCATCTGCAACTGGAGCGCAACTCTTCGGCATGGCTTGGTCCGGAACGACATTTCGTCCATTACTACGTGGGCGCGGGGCGGTTCGTGAACTTTGTCGGCGTCGTGCCCGCCCAGGATTGGCGGGTGGAGTCGTGGTCGGCGAAAGGCGAAGTGGCCGATGCGTTGGCGGAGTTTGCAGATTGGCATCCGCACATTCGGGCAATCATCGGCGCGGTCGATTTCACCAATCGCTGGGGCTTGTACGATCGCGATCCGCTGGAACGGTGGAGTATGGGACGGGTCGCGCTGTTAGGTGACGCGGCGCATGCGATGTTGCCGTTCATGGCCCAAGGCGCGGTGCAAAGCATTGAGGATGCGTTTGTCTTGGCGCGGTGTCTGCAAGACGCCGACCAGACCGCAGTGCCGGAAGCGTTGGTTCGCTACGAGACTATTCGTAAGCCGCGCGCCACCCAGGTGCAGGCGCGGGCGCGACAGAACGGCACGACGTTTCATCTGCCGGACGGGGAGACGCAGCGTCAACGCGACGCCCATTTAGCGGCCTCCGCCGGCACCAACCCGCTGCTGGCCAGCGCGTGGCTCTACGGCCACGATGTCGAAACGGAAGTCACTTAG
- a CDS encoding SUMF1/EgtB/PvdO family nonheme iron enzyme — MASKPTIFISYSHKDAKWKERLASHLGVLQIQDHLEFWTDDGIHIGDAWVQKIQAAITTANAAILLVSADFLNSPFIRRVEIAQLLARREKEGLPIFPILVRQCAWDFVPWLEQLQIRPRDAKPLAGNDDHQIDEHLTAIVKEIKGVLDRAAAVEPVPSSPSSSARVVQPSQFFVTQEWERDFVPSAPNVIVSPLPALPPTFRNSIDMDFVLIPAGEFRMGSQDGAHDEKPVHVVRITKPFYLGKYQVTQGQWQAVMGNNPSRFTGDSNRPVETVSWDDAQEFLGRLSKKEGPRYRLPTEAEWEYAARAGSTGMYCFGDDPQQLRDYAWYSENAEGTTHPVGQLKPNAWGLYDMHGNVWEWVSDWYDGSYYQKGPTDDPHGPEQGEAKVLRGGSWYVHPQVARASLRFRHAPGDRVVVSGLRCAQ; from the coding sequence ATGGCAAGCAAACCCACAATTTTCATTAGCTACAGTCACAAAGACGCAAAGTGGAAAGAGCGCTTAGCCTCTCATCTTGGAGTGCTCCAGATTCAGGATCATCTGGAGTTTTGGACTGATGATGGAATTCACATTGGAGACGCGTGGGTGCAGAAAATTCAAGCCGCTATAACGACGGCAAACGCTGCTATTCTCCTTGTTTCGGCGGATTTTCTGAACTCGCCATTTATTCGGCGGGTAGAGATTGCTCAACTGCTGGCACGCCGAGAGAAGGAAGGATTGCCCATTTTTCCTATCCTTGTCCGTCAGTGTGCCTGGGATTTTGTCCCCTGGTTAGAGCAATTACAGATCCGGCCCCGAGATGCGAAGCCTTTAGCCGGGAACGATGATCACCAGATCGACGAACATCTGACTGCGATCGTCAAAGAGATCAAAGGGGTGTTAGATCGAGCGGCAGCAGTAGAGCCTGTCCCCTCTTCTCCAAGTTCTTCTGCTAGGGTTGTTCAACCATCGCAGTTTTTTGTAACCCAGGAATGGGAACGAGATTTTGTCCCCTCAGCTCCCAACGTTATTGTTTCACCCCTACCAGCATTGCCCCCGACCTTCCGCAACTCCATCGATATGGACTTCGTGCTGATTCCCGCTGGGGAATTTCGGATGGGATCGCAGGACGGAGCCCATGACGAAAAGCCCGTGCATGTGGTGCGCATCACCAAGCCGTTTTATCTGGGCAAATACCAAGTCACCCAGGGGCAGTGGCAAGCGGTGATGGGAAACAACCCCAGCCGCTTCACAGGCGACTCGAACCGCCCAGTGGAGACGGTCTCGTGGGACGACGCGCAAGAGTTTCTAGGTCGCCTCAGTAAAAAAGAGGGGCCAAGGTATCGGCTGCCAACTGAGGCGGAATGGGAGTATGCGGCGCGGGCAGGTTCGACGGGCATGTACTGCTTTGGTGACGATCCTCAACAGCTACGGGACTATGCGTGGTATTCCGAGAATGCGGAAGGCACGACGCACCCGGTAGGGCAGCTCAAGCCGAATGCGTGGGGATTGTACGACATGCACGGCAACGTGTGGGAGTGGGTGTCGGATTGGTACGATGGATCTTACTACCAAAAGGGTCCGACCGATGACCCGCACGGCCCAGAGCAGGGAGAAGCTAAAGTCCTGCGCGGTGGGTCGTGGTACGTCCACCCTCAGGTCGCGCGCGCGTCTCTCCGCTTCAGGCACGCCCCCGGCGACCGCGTCGTCGTCAGTGGATTGCGCTGCGCCCAGTAG
- a CDS encoding DUF433 domain-containing protein — MALAISSESIPLTTDRDGVMRVGNTRVTLDTLVSAFQDGATAEEIVQQYPSLQLADVYAVIGYYLRRQYEVEAYLQQRQQFASTVRRQNEARFDPAGVRARLLARRVREG; from the coding sequence ATGGCTCTCGCTATCTCATCTGAATCTATTCCGTTGACGACCGATAGAGATGGGGTCATGCGTGTCGGCAATACCCGCGTGACCCTCGATACGCTGGTGTCTGCGTTTCAAGACGGGGCGACTGCGGAAGAAATCGTTCAGCAGTACCCCTCTCTGCAACTTGCGGATGTGTATGCCGTCATCGGCTACTACCTCCGGCGACAATACGAGGTCGAGGCGTATCTTCAGCAACGGCAACAATTCGCCTCTACCGTCCGCAGGCAGAATGAAGCACGCTTCGATCCTGCTGGCGTGCGAGCGCGGCTGTTAGCGCGGCGGGTCCGTGAAGGGTGA
- a CDS encoding methyltransferase domain-containing protein, translating to MPHEWNAKEYERLGDPMTRWGGQVLERLQLNGDETVLDGGCGTGRVTEQLLAKLPHGKVIGADASSKMIEEAKERFAGNPRVTLLVADLTEIALPEPVDAILSTATFHWIKEHDKLFTQLAQILRPNGQLVAQCGGATNIAGTMEAIEEVMRTPTYAAAFEGWYSPWNYATPEATQERLARAGFTDIHTWLNPEPVVLSSRAHLIDYFSTIILGQHVLRLPQVQHRPFTEAVADVRLRRAGQPLIDYVRLNIVARRA from the coding sequence ATGCCACACGAATGGAACGCCAAGGAGTACGAACGCTTGGGCGACCCGATGACCCGCTGGGGCGGGCAAGTCTTGGAGCGCCTGCAATTGAACGGCGACGAGACCGTGCTCGACGGCGGCTGCGGCACCGGGCGCGTGACCGAGCAGCTCTTGGCGAAGCTGCCACACGGAAAAGTTATCGGCGCCGATGCTTCGTCGAAAATGATCGAAGAAGCAAAGGAACGCTTTGCTGGCAACCCACGTGTGACGCTGCTGGTCGCCGATTTGACCGAGATCGCACTTCCAGAACCGGTGGATGCCATTCTTTCGACAGCGACGTTTCACTGGATCAAGGAGCACGACAAACTCTTCACCCAACTGGCGCAGATCCTCAGGCCCAACGGCCAACTGGTGGCGCAATGCGGCGGGGCAACCAATATCGCGGGCACCATGGAAGCCATCGAAGAAGTCATGCGCACCCCCACTTACGCCGCCGCCTTCGAGGGCTGGTACAGTCCGTGGAACTACGCCACACCCGAGGCAACGCAAGAACGGCTGGCGCGGGCCGGATTCACCGACATCCATACCTGGCTCAATCCCGAGCCGGTGGTGCTCTCCTCGCGCGCACATCTGATCGACTACTTTTCGACCATTATCTTAGGGCAACACGTGTTGCGCCTTCCCCAAGTACAGCACCGCCCGTTTACCGAAGCCGTGGCCGACGTGCGGCTGCGTCGCGCTGGACAACCGCTCATCGATTATGTACGGCTCAACATCGTGGCTCGGCGGGCGTGA
- a CDS encoding beta-propeller fold lactonase family protein has product MRRFIFLAWLSIIALAHSGVAVAQAQGPRQSTPIALSDDGSRLVNVNPDLDTISIFNVVTPDKLSLPNEVEVGGDPTSVAIHPDNRTAYVANSRDGTVSVVDLMLRRVDAVWNVGAEPMGVVLSPNGNLLYVANAASNTVSVIDTATAMVDATIDLSTHGSSPRAIGVTNDGDTDDSDETVFVGLFFAQLRPGKTAIEEGQDDQREGRVVAVSAATNTVLGATDLGPMASTGFNSNGKLAPGTSLVPAVASTNPQTFTTPTGAFPNQLAAVAIHPSSGRAYVVSTGASPNGPLRFNSMVQGLVSVFDTATRIEVTAAQTDPSVRRTAPLNLNQGINLATTPAPRLFLSNPVAMAWRPDGSDAWVVVQNSDLLVRLTVDGGGIPTINAPLVAGPSSIVRVDLRTQAGLKTVADAPRGLAINSTGSRAYVYNFISRSVSIVNIENATAPAIVASKPAAKLPTINTADATAHLGAALFYTGRGPQERMSSESWGGCITCHPNGRSDNVMWMFDAGPRQTIPLDGMFDKNNPSDQRILNWSAVRDENHDFELNTRGIFGGRGLIDDDRLFLAIGGASGATPDDEALIEQFHQATGAVTETNDLFRNKNLPNRFGRLAARRDFGIATLSDDRVYIIGGRDGAGDGSLVATNNAVLEFNPRTNKITKRSSTGFTPRHSLGAAAVRTSGGFRIYAVGGYGSTDPSTLPVGTVEEYNPDTDTWRTVATLPTATAQFGITMAGGVNTAEPRQLIHVVSGNTGSDAAPSLATPALVQRFQADPAGSGVWSTFTPTGVTARRNHGAATAIRGVSPRIFIIGGQNASGTVLDTVEEYTAQAVTAVLTTHTSLPSPRARFGIGSSLSTNQIYIMGGVDGSSVDQTSIFEYSIGNNGTVAGPTGTPSGTWATRGNLSMPRRSLGVSTPPGVTNFLPVQSAGRDVRQDAISDWIAQSVRASRAPVSASDSDAVSGRTLFGTAGLVVPSFSCATCHGGAKWTRSTVDYVAPPSPDTGLGLGNEKVIGAELRQTATQPNTQAAVALPQFPGVLLNVGTFLANAPGGRVNEIRFNGADISQAVGPLGANGFNIPSLLSAHETAPYFYNGLAQTLEDVLNGSQDANGGTRQHFVTSPTDRAALIAFLRSIDDTTPIFP; this is encoded by the coding sequence ATGCGTCGATTCATTTTTCTTGCCTGGCTTTCCATCATTGCTTTAGCGCACAGCGGGGTCGCTGTAGCGCAGGCCCAAGGTCCGCGACAGTCAACTCCCATCGCTTTGTCCGATGACGGGTCGCGGCTCGTAAACGTCAATCCGGACCTGGACACAATCTCCATCTTTAATGTCGTTACTCCCGATAAGCTCTCGCTCCCCAACGAAGTCGAGGTTGGGGGAGATCCCACCAGCGTCGCCATTCACCCCGATAACAGGACGGCTTATGTGGCCAACTCGCGCGACGGCACGGTGTCGGTGGTCGACCTCATGTTGCGAAGAGTGGATGCCGTGTGGAACGTCGGTGCCGAACCCATGGGGGTGGTGCTCTCGCCGAACGGAAACCTTTTGTATGTGGCGAATGCTGCGTCGAACACGGTGTCGGTGATCGATACGGCGACGGCCATGGTCGATGCCACCATCGATCTCAGTACGCATGGGTCCTCGCCGCGCGCCATTGGTGTGACCAACGATGGTGATACCGACGATAGCGACGAAACCGTCTTTGTCGGTCTGTTCTTCGCGCAATTGCGCCCGGGAAAGACGGCGATTGAGGAAGGGCAGGACGACCAGCGTGAAGGACGAGTCGTGGCTGTGTCGGCGGCGACGAATACCGTGCTGGGGGCGACTGATCTCGGCCCGATGGCCAGCACTGGATTCAATTCCAACGGCAAGCTGGCACCGGGGACGAGTCTTGTGCCTGCCGTTGCCTCGACAAATCCTCAGACCTTCACCACTCCGACCGGCGCTTTTCCTAATCAGTTAGCTGCGGTGGCCATTCACCCGTCATCGGGGAGGGCTTATGTCGTCAGCACTGGAGCGTCGCCCAATGGCCCGCTGCGCTTCAACTCGATGGTTCAGGGATTGGTATCCGTCTTCGACACGGCAACTAGGATTGAGGTTACGGCTGCGCAGACCGACCCTAGCGTGCGGCGCACTGCACCGCTCAACCTGAACCAAGGCATCAATCTAGCAACGACGCCAGCGCCGCGCCTTTTCTTGTCCAATCCGGTGGCCATGGCGTGGCGTCCCGACGGGTCCGATGCCTGGGTCGTGGTGCAAAACTCGGATCTGCTCGTGCGCCTGACTGTTGATGGCGGGGGGATTCCCACTATCAATGCCCCGCTCGTGGCTGGGCCAAGTTCGATCGTACGGGTCGATTTGCGGACGCAGGCCGGTCTCAAGACTGTGGCGGATGCTCCGCGCGGTCTGGCGATTAACTCGACGGGAAGCCGCGCTTACGTGTACAACTTTATCAGCCGCTCGGTGTCGATCGTTAACATCGAGAACGCGACGGCACCGGCGATTGTCGCCTCCAAGCCGGCAGCGAAGCTCCCGACGATTAACACTGCCGATGCTACGGCTCACCTGGGTGCCGCGCTGTTTTACACTGGTCGTGGTCCGCAAGAGCGCATGTCGAGCGAGTCGTGGGGCGGATGCATCACCTGTCATCCCAACGGACGCTCCGACAACGTTATGTGGATGTTCGACGCCGGCCCCCGGCAAACCATTCCGCTCGATGGCATGTTCGACAAAAATAATCCCAGCGACCAACGCATTCTCAACTGGAGCGCGGTGCGTGACGAGAATCATGACTTTGAATTGAATACGCGCGGCATTTTTGGTGGGCGTGGCTTGATCGATGACGATCGCTTGTTCCTGGCCATTGGCGGAGCCAGCGGCGCGACGCCGGACGACGAGGCGCTGATCGAGCAATTTCACCAAGCGACAGGTGCCGTTACCGAGACGAACGACCTGTTCAGGAATAAAAATCTTCCGAACCGATTCGGCAGGCTCGCCGCGCGTCGTGACTTCGGCATTGCAACCTTGTCCGATGATCGGGTCTACATCATCGGCGGACGCGACGGTGCCGGCGATGGGTCGCTGGTCGCTACCAATAACGCCGTCCTCGAATTCAACCCGCGCACCAACAAGATTACCAAGCGCAGTTCGACGGGCTTCACCCCGCGTCATTCGCTGGGAGCGGCGGCAGTGCGGACCAGCGGCGGCTTTCGCATCTACGCCGTCGGCGGGTATGGCAGCACCGATCCTTCGACCTTGCCGGTCGGCACTGTCGAAGAGTACAACCCGGACACCGACACGTGGCGAACGGTTGCCACGCTGCCTACGGCGACGGCACAGTTCGGCATCACCATGGCCGGCGGGGTGAACACTGCCGAACCACGCCAATTGATTCATGTCGTTTCCGGTAACACTGGCTCCGATGCCGCGCCTTCTCTGGCCACCCCGGCCCTCGTGCAACGCTTTCAAGCCGATCCGGCAGGCTCCGGGGTCTGGAGCACTTTCACCCCCACAGGCGTAACCGCACGGCGCAATCACGGCGCGGCCACGGCGATCCGAGGCGTGTCGCCGCGAATCTTCATCATTGGTGGCCAAAACGCCTCCGGCACCGTGCTCGATACTGTGGAGGAATACACGGCGCAGGCAGTGACTGCGGTGTTGACGACGCATACCTCTCTTCCTTCACCACGCGCACGTTTCGGTATCGGCAGCTCGCTGTCCACCAATCAGATTTATATCATGGGCGGCGTCGATGGGTCGAGCGTCGATCAGACCTCCATCTTCGAATACTCGATCGGCAACAATGGCACGGTCGCTGGTCCAACTGGGACGCCGAGCGGCACTTGGGCGACCCGTGGCAATCTGTCCATGCCACGCCGCTCTCTTGGAGTTTCGACTCCGCCGGGAGTAACTAACTTCCTGCCGGTCCAAAGCGCGGGACGCGATGTGCGACAAGATGCGATTTCCGACTGGATTGCGCAAAGCGTGCGCGCGAGCCGTGCGCCGGTGTCGGCGAGCGACTCGGACGCAGTGAGCGGGCGAACGCTCTTCGGCACAGCAGGGTTAGTCGTCCCCAGCTTTAGCTGTGCCACCTGTCACGGCGGAGCCAAATGGACGCGATCTACGGTGGATTATGTTGCGCCGCCGTCTCCAGATACCGGCCTTGGGTTAGGGAACGAGAAAGTGATTGGTGCCGAGTTGCGGCAGACGGCCACGCAGCCCAACACCCAAGCTGCCGTGGCTCTCCCACAGTTCCCTGGTGTGTTGTTGAACGTTGGCACCTTCCTCGCCAACGCCCCGGGCGGACGTGTCAACGAGATTCGTTTCAATGGTGCCGACATTTCCCAAGCGGTTGGTCCGCTGGGTGCGAATGGGTTTAATATCCCGTCGTTGTTGAGCGCCCATGAAACCGCGCCGTACTTCTATAACGGTTTGGCGCAGACGTTGGAGGACGTGTTGAACGGATCGCAGGACGCGAACGGCGGCACGCGCCAGCATTTCGTGACCAGCCCCACTGACCGAGCGGCGCTGATCGCGTTCCTCAGGTCCATCGACGATACCACGCCGATCTTCCCGTAG
- a CDS encoding VOC family protein: MASVTQFGYLGLSVSDIDAWEKFATQTLGLQISGRQEDGTLLLRNDEYHHRFFVHPTGKDDLAYFGWEVIGEHELHALANQLRAAGVEVRRGTREEAKARGVVDLMMFKDPSGNPSEIFYGPLMAYHQPFQSPRPISGFVAGAQGLGHMVVTMDDFETSVKFYRDVLGMRISDYIDLTRPHTGQQLQLAFFHCNPRHHTIAFYAMPNPPKRLNHFMLQANSVDDVGATFYLCQDQGVPITRGLGRHSNDQMLSFYMVTPSGFEVEYGWGGRVVDDATWQVQYHQSGSMWGHRPLNR, encoded by the coding sequence ATGGCAAGCGTTACCCAATTCGGCTATCTCGGTCTCAGCGTAAGCGACATCGACGCCTGGGAGAAGTTCGCAACCCAGACGCTCGGCTTACAGATTAGCGGCCGTCAAGAGGACGGCACGCTGCTGCTGCGCAACGACGAATATCATCATCGCTTTTTTGTGCACCCCACCGGGAAAGACGATCTTGCCTATTTCGGCTGGGAAGTCATCGGCGAACATGAGCTGCACGCACTGGCGAACCAGTTGCGCGCCGCCGGTGTCGAGGTGCGACGAGGCACGCGCGAGGAAGCCAAGGCGCGGGGTGTCGTTGACCTGATGATGTTCAAAGATCCGAGCGGCAATCCCTCGGAAATCTTCTACGGCCCGTTGATGGCATACCACCAACCGTTTCAGTCGCCGCGTCCAATCTCCGGGTTTGTCGCGGGGGCACAGGGTCTCGGCCACATGGTAGTCACCATGGACGATTTCGAGACCAGCGTGAAGTTTTATCGCGATGTGCTTGGCATGCGCATCAGCGACTACATTGACCTGACGCGCCCACACACCGGGCAGCAGTTGCAGCTCGCCTTCTTCCACTGCAATCCCCGCCATCACACCATCGCGTTCTACGCCATGCCGAACCCGCCGAAACGGCTCAATCACTTCATGCTGCAAGCCAACTCGGTGGACGACGTGGGGGCCACGTTCTATCTCTGTCAGGATCAAGGCGTTCCCATCACGCGTGGCCTTGGCCGTCATAGCAATGACCAGATGCTGTCATTCTACATGGTGACGCCGTCTGGATTTGAAGTGGAATACGGCTGGGGCGGGCGCGTGGTCGATGACGCGACCTGGCAGGTGCAATATCACCAGTCCGGCAGCATGTGGGGGCATCGACCGCTTAATCGCTAG
- a CDS encoding DUF2281 domain-containing protein codes for MQHSDLNEVKQNLTDLIEAALGGEEVVLTQDGQPVLKLVRIGAPKVHRKAGSAKGLVIMSDDFDAPLEDCGSPRLAPPARI; via the coding sequence ATGCAACACAGCGACCTGAACGAAGTCAAACAAAACCTGACCGATCTTATCGAAGCCGCTCTCGGGGGTGAAGAAGTTGTCCTCACTCAAGATGGTCAGCCGGTGCTGAAACTTGTGCGAATTGGCGCGCCTAAAGTCCACCGCAAGGCGGGCAGTGCGAAAGGGTTGGTCATCATGTCGGACGATTTCGATGCGCCACTGGAGGACTGCGGTTCCCCAAGATTGGCACCCCCCGCCCGGATATGA
- a CDS encoding Uma2 family endonuclease, with amino-acid sequence MQTHAGSVSSVAAPLPISTIVQCVVLDGVSWETYVRLLAEHGESGGAHFTYDRGRLEIMVLSAAHEALKHALEVLVEIFAEELNIDVRGFGSTTFRRADLERGFEPDACFYIRQEPSVRGKREIRLTVDPPPDLVIEIDISHSSLNKLPIFAALGIPEVWHHDGTKVTIVTLEASAYREVAESAALPGVTGEVLSRFVETNTQLQPTLWRRSVRDWARNCLTPVRE; translated from the coding sequence ATGCAAACTCATGCTGGGTCGGTTTCGTCGGTTGCCGCGCCGCTTCCTATCTCGACGATTGTCCAATGCGTCGTCTTGGACGGTGTGAGTTGGGAGACGTATGTGCGCTTGCTTGCCGAACATGGCGAGAGCGGCGGTGCCCACTTTACGTATGATCGCGGGAGGCTAGAAATTATGGTGCTCTCCGCCGCGCACGAAGCGCTCAAGCATGCCCTCGAAGTCTTGGTCGAGATCTTCGCCGAAGAGTTGAACATTGATGTGCGTGGATTCGGTTCGACGACCTTCCGGCGTGCAGACCTGGAGCGGGGATTCGAGCCGGACGCGTGCTTTTATATTCGCCAGGAGCCGTCCGTTAGGGGAAAACGTGAGATTCGCCTCACTGTCGACCCGCCTCCGGACCTCGTCATTGAGATCGATATCTCTCACTCTTCGCTGAACAAATTGCCGATCTTCGCGGCTCTCGGGATTCCGGAAGTATGGCACCACGATGGCACTAAGGTCACTATCGTCACACTCGAAGCTAGCGCGTATCGGGAGGTCGCGGAAAGTGCGGCGCTGCCCGGTGTGACCGGAGAGGTGTTGAGCCGTTTTGTCGAGACGAACACGCAGTTGCAGCCGACCCTCTGGCGGCGGAGTGTGCGTGATTGGGCGCGAAACTGTCTGACGCCGGTGCGGGAGTAG
- a CDS encoding M48 family metallopeptidase, with the protein MSVPTTITVDGVTLTLTVERKRVRNINARLRGTQLFVSAPLHAAQKHLDTAIPDLARRLIRRVRAHEINAQDDALALAREVATRFPAPPQVEQVQFVTTQESRWGSYSAVTRTIRLNAVLRAMPTWVLKAVVAHELAHVFHLNHSSEFKQLLRRVYPDTDRADMFLSGVSWMAQQWEHLPPVERALFTRAASYGEEMPAEDGDG; encoded by the coding sequence ATGTCCGTTCCTACGACTATTACCGTCGATGGCGTTACCCTCACGCTGACTGTCGAACGCAAGCGGGTGCGGAACATTAACGCCCGGCTGCGCGGAACGCAGTTGTTCGTCAGTGCGCCTTTGCATGCCGCGCAGAAGCATCTCGACACCGCGATCCCGGACTTGGCGCGGCGGCTGATTCGGCGCGTGCGCGCACATGAGATCAACGCGCAAGACGACGCGCTGGCTCTGGCACGAGAGGTAGCGACACGTTTTCCCGCGCCGCCGCAGGTAGAGCAGGTGCAGTTCGTGACCACGCAAGAATCGCGTTGGGGCAGCTACAGCGCGGTGACGCGCACGATTCGCCTGAACGCCGTCTTGCGAGCCATGCCCACCTGGGTATTGAAAGCGGTAGTCGCGCATGAACTCGCGCATGTGTTTCACCTCAATCATTCGTCCGAGTTCAAGCAACTCCTGCGGCGCGTGTATCCCGACACCGACCGCGCAGACATGTTTCTTTCCGGGGTCAGTTGGATGGCCCAGCAGTGGGAGCACCTGCCACCGGTTGAGCGTGCGTTGTTCACCCGCGCCGCCTCGTATGGTGAGGAAATGCCAGCGGAAGATGGCGACGGGTAG